From the Leptospirales bacterium genome, one window contains:
- a CDS encoding RNA polymerase sigma factor, with product MSSLEDPYRDLLEKTRGGSAAALEQLLREIQTPLYNFLLRMLWQPEDAADATQDVLVKICTNLGGFRGESRFLTWAYRIAAHHVFRLRRSRREVQAPDFDGFAAGLARGMLIDSKPAVAGADQALLEQEVKLGCMTGLLLCLDREHRAAYILGEIFEVSGSEAAAILDLPPTAYRKRLSRARERLRGFLQQHCGLTNPAAPCHCKKQANAALQSGLISAKRTLFAGHPQQPATLSPQRLSDGVGEMDELERIAALYRTHPHYRAPERFTGALRALLASGSVSILE from the coding sequence ATGTCGTCGCTTGAAGATCCCTACCGCGATCTGCTTGAAAAGACTCGAGGCGGCAGCGCCGCCGCCCTCGAGCAGCTCCTTCGCGAAATCCAGACGCCGCTTTACAACTTCCTTTTGCGCATGCTCTGGCAGCCGGAGGATGCAGCCGATGCAACGCAGGACGTGCTGGTTAAGATTTGCACCAACCTTGGCGGCTTTCGCGGCGAGAGTCGATTTCTAACCTGGGCCTATCGCATCGCTGCCCATCACGTTTTTCGCCTGAGGCGTTCGCGCCGGGAGGTGCAAGCGCCGGACTTTGACGGCTTTGCCGCTGGTCTGGCCCGCGGAATGCTGATCGATTCGAAGCCGGCGGTTGCAGGAGCGGATCAGGCATTGCTGGAACAAGAAGTGAAGCTTGGTTGCATGACCGGACTCTTGCTCTGTCTGGACCGTGAACACCGCGCGGCCTACATTCTTGGCGAAATCTTCGAGGTCTCTGGCAGCGAGGCTGCGGCGATTCTGGACCTGCCGCCGACGGCTTATCGCAAGCGGCTGTCGCGAGCGCGGGAACGTCTGCGGGGATTCTTGCAGCAACATTGTGGTCTGACCAATCCTGCCGCGCCCTGTCATTGCAAAAAACAGGCAAACGCGGCGTTACAATCCGGTCTCATTTCTGCAAAGCGGACGCTTTTTGCCGGGCATCCGCAACAACCGGCGACATTGAGTCCGCAGCGGCTGAGCGATGGCGTAGGCGAGATGGATGAGCTGGAACGCATCGCCGCCCTGTATCGCACTCATCCGCATTATCGCGCGCCGGAACGTTTTACAGGCGCACTGCGCGCGCTGCTGGCCAGCGGCAGTGTATCAATCCTTGAGTAG